The following proteins are encoded in a genomic region of Oncorhynchus masou masou isolate Uvic2021 chromosome 19, UVic_Omas_1.1, whole genome shotgun sequence:
- the si:ch211-57i17.5 gene encoding usherin yields MTGVALVVLAIVLGIILHKALKRTPFTRERPPLVALPMQKRSPMAVYPPSDSYLVRRPNWFDTVPNTTSSSNSVTLKGFTMHLEGVEDSKFWAGGNTLPEGELGILNVSSLHVSAIHGSAHSQNSLRRSVSQMMDRKSLTGEEEVWDSHIQGHDSGMFMEDEEFVDTIKGFSTVRKEHTMFTDTNL; encoded by the exons ATGACAGGGGTAGCCCTGGTGGTTCTAGCTATCGTTCTGGGGATCATCCTGCACAAGGCCCTGAAAAGAACCCCCTTCACTCGAGAGCGCCCCCCTCTGGTGGCCCTGCCCATGCAGAAGAGGAGCCCCATGGCCGTGTATCCCCCCAGCGACTCCTACCTGGTGAGACGGCCCAACTGG tttGACACGGTGCCCAACACAACAAGCTCCTCCAACAGTGTCACACTCAAAGGGTTCACCATGCACCTGGAG GGAGTGGAGGACAGTAAGTTTTGGGCAGGTGGCAACACTCTTCCGGAGGGTGAGCTGGGTATCCTTAATGTGTCCAGCCTCCACGTGTCCGCTATCCATGGCTCTGCCCACTCCCAGAATTCTCTGCGGCGCAGCGTGAGCCAGATGATGGACAGGAAGTCGctgacaggggaggaggaagtGTGGGACTCTCACATTCAAGGCCACGACAGCGGGATG TTTATGGAGGACGAGGAGTTTGTCGACACTATTAAAGGCTTCAGCACGGTGCGGAAGGAACACACCATGTTTACCGACACTAACCTGTGA